Proteins encoded in a region of the Zea mays cultivar B73 chromosome 2, Zm-B73-REFERENCE-NAM-5.0, whole genome shotgun sequence genome:
- the LOC100274585 gene encoding disease resistance response protein 206 precursor — MAGPTTTLLLLLLCSAGLASGATAADDSGFTTFKVYFHDIVAGTSPTAIRIAQGAASNTSSTSFGAMVAIDDPLTTGPTRAAGTEVGRAQGTYTFADQQTFGLLMVMDFVFTAGEHKGSTLSILGRNEVLSDVREMSIVGGSGKFRMARGYVQAHTIDSGFKSGETVVQYTVNVRA, encoded by the coding sequence ATGGCTGGCCCCACCACCACgctcctcctcctgctgctgtgcTCCGCTGGGCTCGCGTCCGGCGCCACGGCGGCTGACGACAGCGGGTTCACTACCTTCAAGGTATACTTCCACGACATCGTGGCGGGGACGAGCCCGACGGCCATCCGCATCGCGCAGGGGGCGGCGTCCAACACCTCGTCCaccagcttcggcgcgatggtggCCATCGACGACCCGCTGACGACGGGCCCCACGCGCGCCGCGGGCACCGAGGTGGGCCGCGCCCAGGGCACCTACACGTTCGCGGACCAGCAGACGTTCGGCCTCCTCATGGTGATGGACTTCGTGTTCACGGCCGGGGAGCACAAGGGCAGCACGCTCTCCATCCTCGGCCGCAACGAGGTGCTCAGCGACGTCCGCGAGATGAGCATCGTCGGCGGCAGCGGAAAGTTCCGCATGGCGCGTGGGTACGTCCAGGCGCACACCATCGACTCCGGCTTCAAATCCGGCGAGACCGTCGTCCAGTACACCGTCAACGTCAGGGCCTAG